In a single window of the Zea mays cultivar B73 chromosome 5, Zm-B73-REFERENCE-NAM-5.0, whole genome shotgun sequence genome:
- the LOC103625700 gene encoding uncharacterized protein isoform X2 codes for MLPETSFQMLKQVDPLLTSMALQSQMEHNDTEQCDNDQSLRSSHRCVNIEKPVFVFPTDVVNESETGNLQKDPPAPTSVFHQPCMPQSRSYVPPQEDTIDAVGLGTRSSERIPIVEGNMSVGSVLASDGCDAPLQGSITEPFSQQDKHDHTATVEPKSCKQKSPSLSHCADGDGANDGGSSNQSSKVSIHEGLSSHATVTSGFDRISDVLPTDASGPEHLPECITAQDTNMISQLDSRKAHLSALQQDRGEKVTQDLEDISANIGLVEKDHVHGDLTLQSASVLLSISCNGANQGSKSETNLQPGIVATEDRMALEEQNADKSHLEFSDTNMANQALHDDCSVMKNNAVHGGLTAQTAAVSQNCNVTLHDKTSEANCFSEPENEKNIQKNNCHTYVPGSSQDRGGESAKETSNELKSKDASPEIFVHFEDQYIIDTLEGLSQQDLCLKCGKGGQLLECSRCFLAVHSSCLGSSATFEGTNLFYCPICSYKKAIEACKKANKTYCEARKNLAALLSKTQVTKQVQPGDAHENEVNNLAHQVKEPNQQRRKQKINAIGKGYPKEVLTEKVPFQNSGSSASINIHSVLQNNNEIQVKDSEKRRQAVDEEGRKEASNDNSSHETGSSSQIRCDSPLNQDVEADQDGNLTASNQPGGSDESEATSSDDSGRPSSSWQSSRYWRCTRHNKKGLQDKEPAVSSKSKEDQQMPTSPAKRKSANPQKHYSNPVARARRRRKLWWTAEEEAMLKDGMAKFSPHNDGQISWTQILQYGRGVFNIARLPCDLRVKWRNMQMKERRAVSYTHI; via the exons ATGCTACCAGAAACTTCCTTCCAGATG CTAAAACAAGTTGACCCATTGCTTACATCTATGGCCCTACAATCCCAAATGGAGCACAATGACACTGAACAATGTGACAATGATCAGTCACTGCGCAGCAGCCACAGATGTGTAAATATAGAGAAGCCTGTGTTTGTGTTCCCTACAGATGTAGTCAATGAAAGTGAAACAGGAAATCTCCAAAAGGATCCGCCTGCACCAACTTCTGTTTTTCACCAACCATGTATGCCCCAAAGCAGGTCTTACGTCCCTCCGCAAGAAGATACTATTGATGCTGTTGGTCTAGGCACTAGGTCCTCAGAAAGGATTCCTATTGTGGAGGGGAACATGTCTGTTGGATCTGTGCTTGCTTCAGATGGCTGTGATGCACCTTTGCAGGGAAGCATTACTGAGCCCTTTTCCCAGCAGGATAAACATGACCATACTGCTACAGTTGAACCAAAATCTTGTAAGCAAAAATCTCCAAGTCTATCTCACTGTGCTGATGGAGATGGGGCAAATGATGGTGGCTCCAGCAATCAGTCATCTAAGGTTTCCATTCATGAAGGACTGAGCTCTCATGCCACGGTAACTTCAGGTTTTGACAGAATCAGCGATGTCTTACCAACAGATGCATCTGGACCTGAGCATTTGCCTGAGTGCATAACAGCACAGGATACAAACATGATTTCACAGCTTGACAGCAGGAAAGCTCATTTGAGTGCTCTGCAACAGGATAGGGGTGAGAAAGTAACCCAAGATCTGGAAGATATCTCTGCAAATATTGGGCTAGTGGAAAAGGACCATGTTCATGGGGATCTGACTTTGCAATCTGCCAGTGTTTTGCTTTCTATAAGCTGCAATGGTGCTAATCAAGGAAGTAAATCTGAAACCAACCTTCAACCAGGGATTGTTGCTACAGAGGATAGGATGGCTTTGGAAGAGCAGAATGCAGACAAGTCTCACTTAGAATTCAGCGATACCAACATGGCTAATCAAGCTCTGCATGATGATTGCAGCGTCATGAAAAATAATGCGGTACATGGCGGGCTGACTGCACAGACTGCTGCAGTGTCTCAAAACTGCAATGTAACCTTACATGATAAAACTTCAGAAGCCAATTGTTTTTCTGAGCCGGAAAATGAAAAGAACATTCAAAAAAATAATTGTCATACTTATGTTCCAGGTTCTTCTCAGGATAGGGGTGGAGAAAGTGCAAAGGAGACATCAAATGAGCTAAAGTCTAAGGACGCTTCTCCAGAAATATTTGTCCATTTCGAGGATCAATACATCATTGATACTTTGGAGGGCTTGTCTCAACAAGATTTGTGCTTGAAATGTGGCAAAGGTGGTCAGTTGTTGGAATGCAGCCGCTGTTTTTTAGCTGTTCATAGTAGCTGTTTGGGTTCATCAGCGACATTTGAAGGGACAAATTTATTCTACTGCCCAATATGCTCTTATAAGAAAGCTATTGAAGCATGTAAAAAGGCAAACAAAACATATTGCGAAGCTAGGAAGAACCTTGCTGCTTTACTTAGCAAAACACAAGTCACCAAGCAAGTTCAGCCAGGAGATGCCCATGAAAATGAAGTAAATAATCTTGCTCATCAGGTTAAAGAGCCTAATCAGCAGAGGAGGAAGCAGAAAATAAATGCTATAGGTAAGGGTTATCCTAAGGAGGTACTCACTGAGAAGGTTCCTTTCCAGAACTCTGGTTCGTCTGCATCCATTAATATACATTCAGTGCTCCAGAATAACAATGAAATACAAGTTAAGGATTCAGAGAAAAGGCGGCAAGCAGTAGACGAAGAAGGTCGCAAAGAAGCTAGTAATGACAACTCATCTCATGAAACAGGATCTTCATCTCAGATAAGATGTGATTCTCCTTTGAATCAGGACGTTGAGGCTGACCAGGATGGTAATCTTACAGCTTCTAACCAACCTGGTGGTTCTGATGAATCAGAAGCAACATCTTCTGATGACTCTGGCAGGCCATCATCTTCTTGGCAGTCATCACGTTATTGGCGTTGTACGAGACACAACAAAAAAGGATTGCAAGATAAGGAGCCAGCTGTATCAAGTAAATCTAAGGAGGATCAACAAATGCCTACTTCACCAGCGAAAAGAAAGTCTGCAAACCCGCAAAAGCACTA TTCCAATCCTGTTGCGAGAGCTCGAAGACGCAGAAAACTCTGGTGGacagcagaagaagaagcaatGTTGAAG GATGGGATGGCAAAATTCTCTCCACATAATGATGGTCAAATTTCATGGACCCAGATACTGCAATATGGCCGTGGTGTGTTTAACATCGCGCGCCTGCCATGTGATTTGAGGGTCAAGTGGAGGAACATGCAGATGAAGGAGAGGCGGGCAGTCTCTTACACACACATATAA